A genomic stretch from Halobellus sp. LT62 includes:
- a CDS encoding BGTF surface domain-containing protein, with protein sequence MTDNTTKHRAVFLAVLMVLSVVAGTVAFSGSVAAVNDPRTDGGSITNTTVTESSTNTHSVQLNATLNTSNSSYVNYNLSFPNSADFDLSGADNSTVQVNDGTNVAIENTAIDDGNNNFTVNVSTSGGGLDDEQINLTFDLTGVTAPSVSSDQNYPVAFALDNGTDGTVESSTTIGTLTVEDTAAGEPELSSAVHYVDTGDEGAGVELVFSEPVNIPNSDDVTLYDDGSEVTGTSLSPAPGSTASRYFLNTSGAVVTGNVEVSLSGDIEDADNNALTNSGNNSVTVAPVTVQENDDKSTYRGGNTAIVSDGTDDSVEIEGPDGFYFDGSTGANSEVFVFNTSGQALGDYEVSIDGSTIGDTQFTLYELGLELTVDDTEVTTADTIEGTVTARDSNRDVTLELLDSSGDTVEGSTTSATLSGQGEYDFSFDTSSSGLGLDADNYTVRVIDDFSGVEAESDEIVVTEADDEDAAFAENVISDQRGDVVEYTVEMQQTSTATVTLGSESQGIVSNVTVEDGDGDDEVTLYLNTTALSDAEATYADGGNVYSLDADSDDEIVTADVGTNVSNLIDAGEYDLEVRPGEDETASSTDVATLALEARGTTGISTWTLPADATPSDLEDINEAIEDGELTQTSEIANGDKVVHAVESTGLEGLLDAQNNEGITETFLDKSAAGTVYNFSIEQTSPGANQEAWALNLTEQNTTVVADGDNDTYYVIVDTGEELTYDGESIPDDEGLTANFTVFNNDKDYTAEDLDSDENEETLVDYEIVEPTLSVTEPYNVTNAAEQDVGGASSLAPGTELTLRVSSTDGTSPSFLKTAAPVVQPDGTWSASLDFSEQSVGDTYEIVINDGSGGAEEVTEDGEVVEAVETPTATDEPTDEPTDEPTDEPTDEPTDEPTDEPTEGDSDGDSDTSTPGFGVVVALTALLAAALLATRRN encoded by the coding sequence ATGACAGATAATACGACGAAGCACCGTGCGGTGTTCCTCGCGGTGCTAATGGTTCTGAGCGTTGTCGCCGGAACTGTAGCATTCTCGGGGAGCGTCGCGGCGGTCAACGATCCGCGGACGGACGGCGGCAGTATCACGAATACGACCGTCACTGAATCGAGCACCAACACGCATTCGGTCCAGCTCAATGCGACGCTCAATACGTCGAACAGCTCTTACGTGAATTACAACCTCTCGTTCCCCAATTCGGCGGATTTCGATCTTTCGGGTGCTGACAACAGCACGGTTCAGGTCAACGACGGGACCAACGTCGCCATCGAAAATACGGCGATCGACGACGGGAACAACAATTTCACCGTTAACGTATCGACGAGTGGCGGTGGGCTCGACGATGAGCAGATCAACCTCACGTTCGATCTGACAGGGGTGACCGCTCCCTCCGTTTCGAGCGATCAGAACTACCCCGTCGCGTTCGCGCTCGACAACGGAACGGACGGAACAGTCGAAAGTTCCACAACCATCGGGACGCTGACGGTCGAAGACACGGCCGCTGGTGAACCGGAACTGAGTAGTGCAGTCCATTACGTCGACACCGGTGACGAAGGTGCGGGTGTCGAACTCGTGTTCAGCGAGCCTGTCAACATTCCCAACAGCGACGACGTCACGCTCTACGACGACGGGAGTGAGGTCACGGGCACGTCGCTCTCGCCTGCACCGGGCAGCACGGCCAGCCGCTACTTCCTCAACACGAGCGGAGCGGTCGTGACCGGCAACGTTGAGGTTAGTCTCTCCGGTGACATCGAGGACGCCGATAACAACGCGCTCACGAACTCCGGCAACAACTCGGTCACTGTCGCGCCGGTCACAGTGCAGGAGAACGACGACAAGAGCACCTACAGGGGCGGCAACACAGCGATCGTCAGCGACGGAACCGACGACTCGGTCGAAATCGAAGGCCCTGACGGGTTCTACTTCGACGGATCGACCGGCGCGAACAGCGAGGTGTTCGTGTTCAACACGAGCGGCCAAGCGCTCGGTGACTACGAAGTCAGTATCGACGGCAGTACCATCGGAGACACGCAGTTCACGCTGTATGAACTCGGACTCGAACTGACCGTCGACGACACCGAAGTCACGACAGCCGACACGATCGAGGGAACTGTCACGGCCCGCGATTCCAACCGCGACGTGACGCTCGAACTGCTCGACAGTAGCGGCGACACCGTCGAGGGATCGACCACCAGCGCGACCCTCAGCGGACAGGGCGAGTACGACTTCAGCTTCGATACGTCCAGTTCGGGACTCGGTCTCGACGCAGACAACTACACCGTCCGCGTGATTGACGACTTCTCCGGCGTCGAGGCCGAATCCGACGAAATCGTCGTCACCGAAGCTGACGACGAGGACGCCGCGTTCGCAGAGAACGTCATCTCCGATCAGCGCGGTGACGTCGTCGAATACACCGTCGAGATGCAGCAGACGAGCACGGCGACGGTCACACTCGGCAGCGAATCTCAAGGTATCGTCTCCAATGTGACCGTCGAAGACGGTGACGGCGACGACGAGGTGACGCTGTACCTCAATACGACTGCGCTCTCAGACGCCGAAGCGACCTACGCCGACGGCGGGAACGTCTACTCGCTTGACGCCGACAGCGACGACGAGATCGTCACTGCCGATGTCGGCACCAACGTCTCGAATCTGATTGACGCGGGCGAGTATGATCTCGAAGTTAGACCCGGTGAGGACGAGACCGCGTCGTCGACTGACGTCGCGACGCTCGCTCTCGAAGCACGCGGAACGACCGGAATCAGCACGTGGACGCTCCCAGCTGACGCTACTCCCTCGGATCTCGAAGACATCAACGAGGCCATCGAGGACGGAGAGCTGACACAGACGTCCGAGATTGCTAACGGCGACAAGGTCGTCCACGCGGTCGAGAGCACCGGCCTCGAAGGTCTGCTCGACGCACAGAACAACGAAGGAATCACCGAGACCTTCCTCGATAAGAGCGCAGCGGGTACCGTCTACAATTTCTCGATCGAACAGACGAGTCCCGGTGCGAACCAAGAGGCGTGGGCACTCAACCTCACGGAGCAGAACACGACCGTCGTCGCCGACGGTGACAACGACACGTACTACGTGATCGTCGACACCGGCGAGGAACTGACGTACGACGGGGAATCGATCCCGGACGACGAGGGCCTGACCGCGAACTTCACAGTCTTCAACAACGACAAAGACTACACCGCTGAGGATCTCGACAGCGACGAAAACGAAGAGACACTCGTCGACTACGAGATCGTCGAACCCACGCTCTCAGTCACCGAACCGTACAATGTCACGAACGCGGCCGAACAGGATGTGGGCGGTGCGAGCTCCCTTGCACCCGGCACAGAACTAACTCTTCGAGTGAGCAGCACGGACGGCACGAGCCCGAGCTTCTTGAAGACGGCAGCGCCTGTCGTGCAGCCTGACGGCACGTGGAGCGCGTCGCTCGACTTCAGTGAGCAGAGCGTCGGCGACACCTACGAGATCGTCATCAACGACGGTTCCGGTGGCGCTGAGGAAGTGACCGAAGACGGCGAAGTCGTCGAAGCCGTCGAGACGCCGACGGCAACGGACGAACCGACGGACGAGCCAACCGACGAGCCGACAGATGAGCCGACGGATGAGCCAACCGACGAACCGACGGACGAGCCTACTGAGGGCGACTCCGATGGCGACTCCGACACGTCCACGCCCGGCTTCGGTGTCGTCGTTGCGCTGACGGCACTCCTCGCCGCTGCGCTCTTGGCAACCCGTCGCAACTAA
- a CDS encoding potassium channel family protein: MRELRDIRGLHPRNLTQRQRLLVIFVTGLAAVVLFYTVIYNWGMETLENRPQSIFRSFQTVVETMTTTGYGADSPWTTPVMNVLMVTIQLTGVVIGFVTLRVLVIPLFERTPLNLDDRLTSKNDHVVIAEYRRDTYVLLDELEELDVEYVLIESDEEEAKRLSDDGYQAINGDPEERADLDRASIERASLLITDAGDRTASIVLTALEANEDLRVISFTESTRRKAALAEVGVDRSVAPHALIGERLAEKATTPVAVGASPEPGDVDIREILVRRDSPLHGVRVRDSPIATHPNLTLVAGWFDGELRLPPSPDEPLTPNTVLVVAGPGGEIDEMATEISGIRARRLVAPSRVIVAGLGEGGIAAVSTLPDDVAVTTVDESAERDPDYVGDVSEPETLRAAGIEEASALIVTVSDDSIALLTIAIARSLSDDVEILARVTEAAKTRAAFRAGADYVLSTQRVSARLVASEVHGERVMDPTSQIRIVRAEAAPFAGETLGDVRQNGERGWTVVAVSRDGAVLTDERTAIERDDEVFVAGSDDGIQAFDQTFRPG; the protein is encoded by the coding sequence ATGCGGGAACTTCGAGACATCAGAGGGTTGCATCCACGGAACCTGACGCAGCGACAGCGGTTGCTAGTGATCTTCGTCACCGGACTCGCTGCCGTCGTCCTCTTTTACACGGTCATCTACAACTGGGGGATGGAGACGCTCGAAAACCGGCCGCAGTCGATCTTCCGGTCGTTTCAGACGGTCGTCGAGACGATGACGACGACGGGATACGGCGCGGACTCGCCGTGGACGACCCCGGTGATGAATGTGTTGATGGTGACGATCCAACTGACCGGCGTCGTCATCGGATTCGTCACGCTCCGCGTGCTCGTGATCCCGCTGTTCGAGCGGACGCCGTTGAACCTCGACGACCGCCTCACGTCCAAGAACGACCACGTGGTCATCGCGGAGTACCGCCGTGACACGTACGTTCTCCTCGACGAACTCGAAGAGTTAGACGTCGAGTACGTCCTCATCGAATCCGACGAGGAGGAGGCGAAACGCCTCTCCGACGACGGATACCAGGCGATCAACGGCGATCCCGAGGAGCGGGCCGACCTCGACCGTGCGTCGATCGAACGGGCGTCGCTTCTCATCACCGACGCCGGCGATCGGACGGCGAGCATCGTCCTGACCGCACTGGAGGCGAACGAGGACCTCCGGGTGATCAGCTTCACCGAATCAACGCGACGAAAGGCGGCGCTCGCGGAAGTCGGCGTCGACCGGAGCGTCGCCCCCCACGCGCTGATCGGCGAGCGGCTGGCCGAAAAGGCGACGACGCCGGTCGCCGTCGGTGCGTCGCCGGAACCCGGCGACGTCGACATCCGAGAGATACTCGTCCGTCGGGACAGCCCGCTCCACGGCGTCCGCGTTCGCGATTCGCCGATCGCCACGCATCCGAACCTCACGCTCGTCGCGGGGTGGTTCGACGGCGAGCTGCGGCTGCCGCCGTCGCCCGATGAGCCCCTGACGCCGAACACCGTCTTGGTCGTCGCCGGTCCCGGCGGGGAGATCGACGAGATGGCCACCGAGATCTCGGGGATCCGCGCGCGACGCCTCGTGGCACCCTCCCGGGTGATCGTCGCCGGCCTCGGCGAGGGGGGCATCGCGGCCGTCTCGACGCTCCCCGACGACGTGGCAGTGACGACCGTCGACGAGTCCGCCGAACGGGATCCGGACTACGTCGGCGACGTGAGCGAACCCGAGACCCTTCGAGCGGCCGGTATCGAGGAGGCCTCGGCGCTGATCGTCACCGTCAGCGACGATTCGATCGCGCTGTTGACGATCGCTATCGCCCGGTCGCTCTCCGACGATGTCGAGATCCTCGCGCGCGTCACCGAAGCGGCGAAGACGAGAGCGGCGTTCAGAGCCGGCGCGGACTACGTCCTCTCCACGCAGCGAGTGTCCGCCCGACTCGTCGCTTCGGAGGTCCACGGGGAGCGGGTGATGGATCCGACGAGCCAGATCCGCATCGTTCGCGCGGAGGCCGCCCCGTTCGCCGGCGAGACGCTCGGGGATGTCCGACAGAACGGCGAACGCGGCTGGACCGTCGTCGCCGTCTCACGCGACGGTGCCGTCCTCACCGACGAGCGGACCGCTATCGAGCGTGACGACGAAGTGTTCGTCGCGGGGAGCGACGACGGAATTCAGGCGTTCGATCAGACGTTCCGACCCGGCTAA
- a CDS encoding DUF5830 family protein → MPSEGTPVAELDQRERVELGVDLLAHIETESLSLSDAVDRIESVTTNPSLTREILDTAEMRGIIEREEGRLRTRRGGTYVRFEQQVVERDGDFECRRCGASLSTGHFVRFEAGELGPFGPSCVRKILGRE, encoded by the coding sequence ATCCCGAGCGAGGGCACACCCGTCGCTGAACTCGATCAGCGCGAACGCGTCGAACTCGGCGTCGACCTCCTCGCGCATATCGAAACCGAGTCGCTCTCGCTTTCGGACGCCGTCGACAGAATCGAGTCGGTGACGACGAACCCCTCGCTCACGAGAGAAATTCTCGATACCGCGGAAATGCGGGGAATCATCGAACGCGAAGAGGGACGCCTTCGGACGCGACGCGGCGGGACCTACGTCAGATTCGAGCAACAGGTCGTCGAGCGCGACGGCGACTTCGAGTGTCGGCGCTGCGGAGCGAGCCTCTCGACGGGGCACTTCGTCCGGTTCGAGGCGGGTGAACTCGGCCCGTTCGGCCCCTCGTGCGTGCGGAAGATTCTCGGACGGGAGTGA
- a CDS encoding DUF7115 domain-containing protein: MSQPEIVQTDLADEDVVARVDLGGEDELYVTPTRTLLYRAEGLLSDESVEEYSHEAERITVSEGRRKAKVTLDYGLDGEQTISLPAKRFERALHPIVEGVLKANAVLEPDEPMERLFRFSDLTVAIAGERVVRHIGSNLWDEDFESYHFGDVTDLTFEDGSVATSVVLTVNGRQERFKAPNDDARAVRAALETTLLAYWDVDSIEELRAAAEPDDDEADAETADDTESKEVTFGDGPDPLIADPDEPEQLPSNATREAEASPSEEPTRQDVDALAQQVERPPEDGPADAGADPEPVQTRGGSPQRDSGVDADATDASVDPSASGAEPPESELTEPIDDGSETADALERTQATGEGESKSPDPGFAGSGFEAAAPTADEQMLEALSELRETVERQNAELRAQRELVEQLIEELRRGR; encoded by the coding sequence ATGAGCCAACCGGAGATCGTCCAGACCGACCTCGCCGACGAGGACGTGGTCGCACGAGTCGACCTCGGCGGCGAGGACGAACTGTACGTGACGCCGACGCGGACGCTGCTTTATCGCGCGGAAGGCTTGCTCTCCGATGAGTCCGTCGAGGAGTACTCCCACGAGGCAGAACGAATCACGGTCTCGGAGGGCCGCCGCAAGGCGAAGGTGACGCTCGATTACGGTCTCGACGGCGAACAGACCATCTCGCTTCCCGCGAAGCGATTCGAACGCGCCCTCCACCCGATCGTCGAGGGCGTGCTCAAGGCCAACGCGGTTCTCGAACCCGACGAACCGATGGAGCGGCTCTTCCGCTTCAGCGATCTCACGGTCGCCATCGCGGGCGAGCGCGTCGTGCGCCACATCGGGTCGAACCTGTGGGACGAGGACTTCGAGTCGTATCACTTCGGGGACGTCACCGACCTCACGTTCGAGGACGGCAGCGTCGCCACGTCGGTCGTCCTGACGGTCAACGGCCGGCAGGAGCGGTTCAAAGCGCCCAACGACGACGCGCGCGCGGTTCGCGCCGCCCTGGAGACGACGCTTCTCGCCTACTGGGACGTCGACTCGATCGAGGAGCTTCGGGCCGCCGCAGAGCCCGACGATGACGAGGCCGACGCAGAGACCGCAGACGACACAGAGAGCAAGGAAGTCACTTTCGGCGACGGCCCCGATCCGTTGATCGCCGATCCCGACGAGCCCGAGCAGTTGCCGTCGAACGCGACGCGTGAGGCCGAAGCGTCGCCGTCGGAGGAACCGACGAGACAGGACGTCGACGCGCTCGCCCAACAGGTCGAGCGGCCCCCCGAAGACGGACCGGCGGACGCGGGCGCGGATCCCGAACCGGTACAGACTCGCGGCGGAAGCCCCCAGCGCGACTCCGGCGTCGACGCCGATGCCACTGACGCAAGTGTCGACCCGTCCGCTTCGGGCGCTGAACCGCCGGAATCGGAGTTGACTGAACCGATCGACGACGGGTCCGAGACGGCAGACGCGCTCGAACGGACGCAGGCGACCGGCGAAGGCGAGTCGAAATCCCCCGATCCCGGATTCGCGGGTTCGGGCTTCGAGGCGGCCGCTCCGACGGCCGACGAGCAGATGCTCGAAGCGCTCTCCGAGCTCCGAGAGACGGTCGAGCGGCAGAACGCCGAACTGCGGGCCCAGCGCGAGTTGGTCGAACAGCTCATCGAAGAACTCCGTCGCGGGCGGTAG
- a CDS encoding BGTF surface domain-containing protein: MTGNTNKSRAVFLAVLMVLSVFAGTVAFTGSAAADAEYAGGAVEYNNSTDWIIEVPIEDGAVDPADVDQDNITLLDGGEDINDESVDNIYTTNNNGTVVLTLSERVSSNDLEVEFDDTFSSSLEGTYSVAFAAESYDLTSLGGDNNTYQGTTVAFYNDSNEEDFEIEGDDTNYFQSYGTGTNSSVFYVDTGDLELDTYDLNGEANLTVRDLGLSVEVDDVNVTTEETIDGTVEASASNRPVTIELLDSNDEEVANQTTTLSGQGNYDFSFSAVSETGDYTVEVTDDNSGVTTESSTITVSEAADDDADFVENTITDQRGDVAEVSVEMDSTDTATVTLGTSSQGVVSNVTVEDGDNDGEVTFFVNTYQLQQTETTSGTLGESDGYNIYSVDSDSDDEIVASDLTTNVSNLIDAGEYDLEITAGDSATADSTGVGTLILEERDTTEFRTWTAPDGASISDLEDVSEAVEDGELTQSSEIANGDVVVHELQASGFEGALGAQSNEDVTDTFFNNVGPSNGIYNLQVEQTDAGANQEPWSVNVGSDNTTVVADGDNDTYYVLFDTDNVNLTGEDAPSSGIPDDESLTANFTVYDNSSTDFLADDADEDQSTTVDYDVVEPTLSVSAPYNVTNAAEQDVGGTTSLAPGTELSLRVRSTDGTSPSFLKTASPVVQPDGTWSASLDFSEQSVGDTYEIVINDGSGGAEEVTEDGEVVESVGTVTDEPTTEEPTTEEPTTEEPTTEEPTTEEPTTEEPTEGDSDGDSDTSTPGFGVVVALTALLAAALLATRRN, encoded by the coding sequence ATGACAGGAAATACAAACAAGTCCCGCGCGGTGTTCCTCGCGGTGCTGATGGTTCTCAGCGTCTTCGCTGGAACCGTGGCATTCACGGGGAGCGCGGCTGCGGATGCGGAATACGCCGGTGGTGCTGTTGAATATAACAACAGTACTGACTGGATCATTGAGGTACCGATTGAAGATGGCGCAGTCGACCCTGCTGATGTCGACCAAGACAATATCACTCTCCTTGACGGTGGTGAAGATATTAACGACGAATCTGTCGACAATATTTACACCACCAACAACAACGGAACCGTCGTCCTCACCCTGAGTGAGAGGGTTTCGTCTAATGATCTGGAGGTTGAATTCGACGATACTTTCAGTTCGAGCCTTGAGGGAACCTACTCGGTCGCCTTCGCGGCTGAGTCGTACGATCTCACGTCGCTCGGTGGCGACAATAACACGTATCAGGGAACCACCGTCGCCTTCTACAATGACTCCAACGAGGAAGACTTCGAAATCGAAGGTGACGACACCAACTACTTCCAGAGCTATGGTACCGGTACGAACAGCAGCGTCTTCTACGTTGACACCGGTGACCTCGAACTGGACACCTACGATCTGAACGGTGAAGCGAACCTCACCGTTCGCGACCTCGGACTTAGTGTTGAGGTCGACGACGTGAACGTCACAACCGAAGAAACCATCGATGGGACTGTTGAGGCCAGTGCTTCCAACAGACCGGTTACCATCGAGTTGCTCGATAGCAACGATGAAGAAGTCGCAAACCAGACAACCACCCTCAGCGGTCAAGGTAACTACGACTTCAGCTTCTCCGCGGTTAGCGAAACTGGCGATTACACCGTCGAAGTGACTGACGACAACTCCGGTGTCACTACCGAGTCGTCAACGATCACCGTCAGCGAGGCTGCTGATGATGATGCCGACTTCGTCGAGAACACGATCACCGATCAGCGCGGTGACGTCGCCGAGGTCTCTGTCGAAATGGACAGTACTGACACGGCAACTGTCACACTCGGTACGTCTAGTCAAGGTGTCGTCTCCAACGTGACCGTCGAAGACGGTGACAACGATGGAGAGGTCACTTTCTTCGTGAACACGTACCAGCTCCAGCAGACGGAAACGACTAGCGGCACGCTGGGCGAGAGTGACGGTTATAACATCTACAGTGTCGACTCTGACAGCGATGATGAGATCGTCGCATCTGATCTCACCACCAACGTCTCGAATCTGATCGACGCTGGTGAGTACGACCTCGAAATCACCGCGGGCGATAGCGCCACGGCCGATTCGACGGGCGTCGGAACGCTTATCCTCGAAGAACGCGACACAACCGAGTTCCGTACGTGGACCGCACCTGACGGTGCTTCCATCTCGGACCTCGAAGACGTTAGTGAAGCAGTCGAAGACGGTGAGCTGACGCAGTCCTCTGAGATCGCCAACGGCGATGTCGTTGTTCACGAGCTGCAGGCCTCCGGATTCGAGGGTGCCCTCGGTGCGCAGTCTAACGAGGACGTTACTGATACGTTCTTCAACAACGTTGGACCGAGCAACGGCATCTACAATCTCCAAGTTGAGCAGACCGATGCTGGTGCAAACCAAGAGCCGTGGTCGGTCAATGTTGGCTCTGATAACACGACTGTCGTCGCTGACGGGGACAACGACACGTACTACGTGTTGTTCGACACCGACAACGTCAACCTGACTGGCGAAGACGCTCCGAGTAGCGGTATCCCGGACGACGAGAGCCTAACGGCCAACTTCACGGTCTACGACAACTCGTCGACTGACTTCCTCGCGGACGATGCCGACGAGGATCAGTCGACGACCGTTGATTACGATGTTGTCGAACCCACGCTCTCGGTGAGCGCACCGTACAACGTCACGAACGCGGCCGAACAGGATGTGGGCGGTACGACCTCGCTCGCACCCGGCACGGAACTCAGCCTCCGCGTGCGCAGCACGGACGGCACGAGCCCGAGCTTCCTGAAGACGGCCTCCCCCGTCGTGCAGCCTGACGGCACGTGGAGCGCGTCGCTCGACTTCAGTGAGCAGAGCGTCGGCGACACCTACGAGATCGTCATCAACGACGGTTCCGGTGGCGCTGAGGAAGTGACCGAAGACGGCGAAGTCGTCGAATCTGTCGGCACGGTAACGGACGAGCCGACGACGGAAGAGCCGACGACGGAAGAGCCGACGACGGAAGAGCCGACGACGGAAGAGCCGACGACGGAAGAGCCGACGACGGAAGAGCCTACTGAGGGCGACTCCGACGGAGACTCCGACACGTCCACGCCCGGCTTCGGTGTCGTCGTTGCGCTGACGGCACTCCTCGCCGCGGCACTTCTCGCTACGCGTCGCAACTAA
- a CDS encoding nucleotidyltransferase domain-containing protein: MKKRDIKICIDAYPTTEGTIFRIRAADEILRLLADAHETEFTIPDLVNATEVSRSTVWRAVELLDDIGALQIRETPQRNYVSIDPTRLQKDDPILAIEQSEFHAPLRAFVERAQTALIDMSDVDAVLGITVFGSVARGEADRQSDIDVFVVVEGDRTSARRAIADVCAELRTERFDGDRFEFEPYVESVNSARRAGSKLREILTEGVTVYGGPKYHTLRKEVLADE, encoded by the coding sequence ATGAAGAAACGAGATATAAAAATCTGCATCGACGCCTATCCGACCACGGAGGGTACTATCTTTCGTATTCGGGCTGCAGACGAGATACTCCGGTTGTTGGCCGATGCACACGAGACGGAGTTCACGATTCCAGACCTCGTCAACGCAACCGAGGTCAGCCGATCAACGGTCTGGCGGGCTGTCGAGCTCTTAGATGACATCGGCGCGCTACAGATCCGGGAGACTCCACAGCGAAACTACGTCTCGATCGATCCGACTCGACTGCAGAAAGACGATCCGATACTCGCGATCGAGCAATCGGAGTTCCACGCGCCGCTCCGCGCGTTTGTCGAACGGGCCCAAACGGCACTCATCGATATGTCCGATGTCGATGCAGTGCTCGGAATCACTGTCTTCGGAAGTGTCGCTCGCGGTGAGGCAGACCGTCAAAGCGATATCGACGTGTTCGTCGTCGTCGAGGGGGACCGAACGAGCGCCCGGCGAGCGATCGCGGACGTCTGTGCCGAGCTCCGCACGGAGCGCTTCGACGGGGATCGGTTCGAATTCGAGCCGTACGTCGAGTCGGTGAACAGTGCGCGCCGGGCCGGATCAAAGCTCCGCGAAATCCTGACCGAGGGAGTAACCGTGTACGGGGGCCCGAAGTACCACACCCTCCGAAAAGAGGTGTTGGCAGATGAGTAG
- a CDS encoding TVP38/TMEM64 family protein translates to MDRSRLRVRVALGGTIAAVVAVAVVASPDVVLARAAWLVADPVRLIFASIALAAVRPLLAWPTTLLAVLLGYGLGLAGFPLALALVTLTSVPPFLLARRYGRVGELADAGEAFVDHTGGVRSVVASRLVPAPSDVVSVAAGIAGVRLSTFLLGTAIGEIPWVVAGVLAGASAESLVASDVLDVFDLRVVVAAGATAALLVGPTAYEWYCDRYGDEAGERTDGANDSGVDR, encoded by the coding sequence ATGGACCGCTCCCGCCTGCGCGTGCGCGTCGCGCTCGGGGGGACGATCGCCGCCGTCGTCGCGGTCGCGGTCGTCGCCTCGCCGGACGTAGTGCTCGCGCGCGCCGCGTGGCTGGTCGCCGATCCAGTGCGCCTCATCTTCGCCTCCATCGCGCTCGCAGCCGTGCGGCCGCTCCTCGCGTGGCCGACGACGCTTTTGGCCGTCCTGCTCGGCTACGGCCTCGGCCTCGCGGGGTTCCCCCTCGCGCTCGCGCTCGTCACGCTGACCAGCGTCCCGCCGTTTCTGCTCGCGCGGCGCTACGGGCGGGTAGGAGAGCTCGCCGACGCGGGCGAGGCGTTCGTCGATCACACGGGCGGCGTCCGGAGCGTCGTCGCCAGCCGCCTCGTACCCGCGCCCTCGGACGTCGTGAGCGTCGCCGCCGGCATCGCGGGCGTTCGGCTCTCGACGTTCCTCCTCGGAACGGCGATCGGCGAGATCCCGTGGGTCGTCGCGGGCGTGCTCGCGGGCGCGTCCGCGGAGTCGCTCGTCGCGAGCGACGTACTGGACGTGTTCGACCTCCGCGTGGTCGTCGCCGCCGGCGCGACCGCCGCGCTCTTGGTCGGACCGACCGCCTACGAGTGGTACTGTGATCGCTACGGCGACGAGGCGGGTGAGCGTACGGACGGTGCGAACGACAGCGGCGTCGATCGGTAG